One part of the Sulfolobus tengchongensis genome encodes these proteins:
- a CDS encoding acyl-CoA dehydrogenase family protein, giving the protein MLLDVEHDEDLELIKNALNEFLSREWTQYGAKKHEVSRDKSINIFERIRDLGIFQFIKETSMKNALLINEIIGENFLPGIVAFNSMVGLDYPVSIGVNYVAEVDKAEVIITPRGISNKNEINVEEIESPDPSIRMYKIIDGKWRESNVDFNKVKLLASAQIIGHATAVLKETIEYSKNRITFGKPIGSYQAIKHRLVDDAIGLELVRSRYLVNPSDSTRILKYAYRKAFKTILDSIQTHGGIGFTADLDLHLHLKRVIALEKLFHQ; this is encoded by the coding sequence TTGCTGTTAGACGTTGAACACGATGAAGATCTCGAGCTGATAAAGAATGCCTTAAACGAATTCTTAAGCAGAGAGTGGACACAGTATGGAGCTAAAAAACATGAAGTAAGCAGAGATAAGAGCATTAATATATTTGAGAGAATTAGGGACTTGGGAATTTTCCAATTCATTAAAGAGACAAGCATGAAGAATGCACTGTTAATTAATGAGATAATCGGTGAGAATTTTTTACCTGGAATTGTAGCCTTTAATTCAATGGTGGGGTTGGATTATCCAGTAAGTATTGGAGTAAATTACGTTGCAGAGGTTGATAAGGCTGAGGTTATTATTACGCCAAGAGGGATTTCAAACAAGAACGAGATAAACGTTGAAGAGATTGAATCTCCAGATCCTTCGATACGAATGTATAAGATCATCGATGGTAAATGGAGAGAGTCCAATGTTGATTTCAATAAGGTAAAGTTATTAGCTTCAGCCCAGATTATAGGGCACGCGACTGCTGTGCTTAAAGAAACAATTGAATACTCTAAGAACAGAATTACTTTTGGGAAGCCTATAGGATCTTATCAAGCAATAAAACACAGATTAGTAGATGATGCAATAGGGTTAGAGTTAGTTAGGTCGAGATACTTAGTTAACCCGTCAGATTCAACGAGAATTCTTAAATACGCTTATAGGAAAGCGTTCAAAACTATTTTGGATTCGATACAGACACATGGAGGAATAGGTTTCACTGCAGATCTTGATTTACACCTTCATTTAAAGAGAGTAATAGCATTGGAGAAACTATTCCATCAATAA
- a CDS encoding DNA-binding protein, protein MSNAVMDTSFLLDWVKYNKNSLIFHIFDLIYITESVLSEIRNEKALLWISANLESNRIAILPELPDIIQKANYLVTESRRLPVRPLDFPESICLVYGKVLNLVVLTENGAAVVAPYFYNEYKDVKVMRALDVLYELYKQGYIKDLRNEITIYSEETKHKFAERDLKRYNLI, encoded by the coding sequence GTGTCTAATGCAGTAATGGATACATCATTTCTATTGGATTGGGTTAAATATAATAAAAACAGTCTAATTTTTCATATTTTCGATCTCATTTACATCACTGAGAGTGTTTTATCCGAGATAAGAAACGAAAAAGCTCTCCTATGGATTTCAGCCAATTTGGAAAGTAATAGAATTGCTATACTTCCAGAACTGCCTGATATCATTCAAAAAGCTAATTATCTGGTTACTGAAAGCAGAAGACTTCCGGTGAGACCATTAGATTTTCCAGAGTCTATTTGTTTAGTATACGGAAAAGTTCTCAACCTGGTAGTGCTTACAGAGAACGGTGCTGCGGTAGTAGCACCGTATTTTTATAACGAATATAAGGATGTGAAGGTCATGAGGGCATTAGATGTACTATATGAGCTGTATAAACAAGGTTATATAAAGGATTTAAGAAATGAAATTACCATATACTCTGAAGAGACTAAACACAAATTTGCTGAAAGAGATTTAAAAAGGTACAATCTAATTTAG